The proteins below are encoded in one region of Aspergillus nidulans FGSC A4 chromosome III:
- the argB gene encoding ornithine carbamoyltransferase argB (transcript_id=CADANIAT00006048) — MSHSRIISQLFVDALVLSTISFRPKSFKFFNIYILALPMASLRSVLKSQSLRHTVRSYSSQTMPPASPFAPRHFLSIADLSPSEFATLVRNASSHKRAIKSGSMPQNLQGSLLGKTVAMIFSKRSTRTRVSTEGAVVQMGGHPMFLGKDDIQLGVNESLYDTSVVISSMVSCIVARVGKHAEVADLAKHSSVPVINALCDSFHPLQAVADFQTIYEAFTPKAHHLSSLGLEGLKIAWVGDANNVLFDMAIAATKMGVDIAVATPKGYEIPPHMLELIKSAGEGVSKPGKLLQTNIPEEAVKDADILVTDTWVSMGQEEEKAQRLKEFDGFQITAELAKRGGAKEGWKFMHCLPRHPEEVSDEVFYSNRSLVFPEAENRLWAAISALEGFVVNKGKIE, encoded by the coding sequence ATGAGTCATTCACGAATCATTTCTCAGTTATTTGTGGATGCCCTCGTTCTGTCCACAATTTCTTTCCGCCCCAAGTCTTTTAAGTTCTTTAACATCTATATTCTTGCACTTCCAATGGCATCCCTTCGCTCCGTACTCAAGAGCCAGAGCTTGCGACACACCGTGCGATCCTACTCCTCGCAAACCATGCCTCCCGCCTCACCCTTTGCTCCCCgccacttcctctccattgCGGACCTCTCGCCCTCCGAGTTCGCAACCCTTGTTCGCAATGCCTCCTCACACAAACGGGCTATCAAGTCGGGGTCAATGCCCCAAAACTTGCAGGGATCACTCCTTGGGAAAACTGtggccatgatcttcagCAAACGAAGCACGAGGACAAGGGTATCTACAGAAGGGGCCGTTGTGCAGATGGGAGGTCATCCGATGTTCTTGGGCAAGGATGATATCCAACTAGGTGTCAACGAGTCCCTATACGACACCTCCGTTGTCATTTCGTCCATGGTATCCTGCATTGTAGCCCGTGTCGGTAAACATGCAGAGGTCGCAGATCTGGCGAAGCACTCTTCGGTTCCAGTCATCAATGCTTTGTGTGACTCTTTCCACCCTCTCCAAGCCGTGGCCGATTTCCAGACCATCTATGAAGCATTCACCCCCAAGGCGCACCACCTTTCAAGTCTAGGGTTGGAAGGATTGAAGATCGCTTGGGTGGGTGACGCCAACAACGTCCTGTTCGATATGGCCATTGCTGCTACAAAAATGGGTGTCGACATTGCTGTCGCTACTCCCAAGGGGTACGAAATCCCTCCTCACATGCTGGAGCTCATCAAGTCTGCTGGAGAGGGTGTCTCGAAACCAGGAAAGCTTCTGCAAACCAATATTCCCGAAGAAGCGGTCAAGGACGCCGATATTCTGGTCACAGACACCTGGGTCTCTATGGGccaagaggaagagaaggctcAGAGGCTGAAGGAGTTTGATGGTTTCCAAATCACTGCTGAACTCGCCAAGCGAGGAGGAGCTAAGGAGGGCTGGAAGTTCATGCACTGTCTCCCGCGACACCCTGAGGAGGTCAGCGACGAGGTTTTCTACAGCAACCGGTCACTTGTCTTCCCTGAGGCTGAGAACCGGTTATGGGCTGCGATTTCCGCCTTGGAGGGTTTCGTTGTCAATAAGGGAAAAATTGAATAA